CGAGTTGCAGGCGCTGACCCGCGACGATTTCAAGCGCATCCTGACCGAGCCGGAGGCCAGCCTGATCAAGCAATATGTAGCGCTGCTGGCGACCGAGCAGGTGACGCTCGACTTCACCGAGGACTCCATCGACGCGCTGGCCACCCTGTCGGCGGAGGTGAACGCCTCGGTCGAGAATATCGGCGCGCGCCGGCTGCACACCGTCATGGAACGGCTGCTGGAGGAGGTGAGCTTCACCGCCACCGACAAGGCCGGCGAGACCATCACCGTGGATGCCGCCTTCGTGCAGAAGCATGTCGGCGACCTCGCCAAGAACGCCGACCTCAGCAAGTTCATCCTGTAGGGATCACTCCCCCGCCAGCCCCTTCAGCCGGTAGAGCGCGTCGAGCGCCTGGCGCGGCGTCAGCTCGTCGGGATTGATCCCGGCCAGCGCCGCCTCGGCGGGCGAAGGGCCGGCGGGCTGTGCCGGCGCTGCGACCGGGCGCTGCACCATGGCGGCGAACAGCGGCAGATCCTCGGCGATGCGGGAGGAGGAGGCACCCGTCTCGCCTTCCTCCAGCTTCTTCAGCACGGTTTCGGCGCGGGCGACAACCGGCGCCGGCAAGCCGGCCAGCTTGGCGACATGGATGCCATAGGAGCGGTCGGCAGCGCCCGGCCCCACCTCGTGCAGGAAGACGATCTCATCCTGCCATTCCTTCACCCGCATGGTGTGACAGGCGAGGTTTTCCAGCTTCTCCGCCAGCTGCGTCAGCTCGTGATAATGCGTGGCGAACAGTGTGCGACAGCGATTGACCGCGTGCAGATGCTCGACCGTCGCCCAGGCGATGGAGAGCCCGTCATAGGTCGCCGTGCCGCGGCCGATCTCATCCAGGATGACCAGCGAGCGCGGGCCGGCCTGGTTCAGGATCGCCGCGGTCTCCACCATCTCGACCATGAAGGTGGAACGCCCACGCGCCAGATCGTCGGCGGCACCCACCCGACTGAACAGCCTGTCCACTGCCCCGATCCGCGCCGTCTCCGCCGGCACGAAGCCGCCGATCTGCGCCAGGATGGCGATCAGCGCATTCTGCCGCAGGAAGGTCGATTTGCCGGCCATGTTCGGACCGGTCAGCAGCCAGTGCCGCTTCTCGCCCTCCAGCACGCAGTCATTGCCGACGAAGCGTTCGCCCGCCGCCTGCAGGGCGGCCTCAACCACCGGATGGCGGCCGCCGGCGATGGCGAACTCAGTGCCCTCCGTCATTTCCGGGCGGACATAGCGGTTGTCGGTGGCCAGCTCGGCCAGCGCCGAGGCGACATCCAGCCGGGCGATGGCGCTGGCGGCTAGCGCGATGGCGTCGGCATGGGCCGTCACCTCGCCGACCAGATCGCGGAACAGCGCCAGCTCCACCGCCAGCGCCTTGTCGGCGGCGCTGGAGAGTTTCTGTTCCAGCTCGCCCAGTTCCACCGTGGTGAAACGCACCGCGCTCGCCATGGTCTGGCGGTGGATGAAATCCTCGTGGGCCAGCAGCTTGTCGCCGTGATTGGTCGAGACCTCGATGAAATAGCCCAACACGTTGTTGTGCTTGATCTTCAGGCTGGAAACCCCGGTCTCCTGCTGGTAGCGCGCCTGTAATCCGGCGATCAGCCGGCGGCTCTCGTCGCGCAGCGTGCGCAGCTGGTCCAGCTCCGGCGCGTAGCCCGGCGCGATGAAGCCGCCATCGCGGGTCAGCACCGGCAGATCGGCCGCCAGCGCGCGGGCGAGACGGTCCACCAGCGGGCCATGCCGGCCAAGATCGTCGAGCGCCTGGGCGATCCCCTTCGGCAGCGGCGCCAGCGATGGTGCGCCCGCCAGATCGCGCAGCACCGCACTTTCCGCCAGCGCGTCGCGGATCGCCGCCAGGTCGCGCGGGCCGCCCCGGTCCAGCGTCAGCCTTGTCAGCGCGCGCTCGATATCCGGGCAGCGCTTCAGCGTCTCGCGCAGCTTCGCGCGCAATGATTCCTGGTCGAAGAAGAGCTGTACCCGGTCGAGCCGGTCCTCGATGGCCGGCACCTCGGTCAGCGGTGCGGCCAGCCAGGCCGCCAGCAGCCGCGCGCCGGTCCCGGTCACCGTGCAGTCGATGACGGCCAGCAGGCTGCCCTTGCGCTCGCCGGTCTGGGTGCGGGTCAGCTCCAGCGAGCGGCGCGTCGCCGCGTCGATCTCCATGACCGCACCGGCCTGCAACCGGCGCGGCGCGGACAGGCGCGGCAGCTTGCCCTTCTGCGTCAGCTCGACATAGTCCACCAGCGCCCCGGCGGCGGCCAGCTCGGCCCGCTCGAACACGCCGAAACTGTCCAGCGCCTGCACCTCATAGAGAGCCATCAGCCGCTTCTCGCCGGCCACACTGTCGAAGCGCGAGCCGGGCTGCGGCGTCATCACCTGCTTCCAGTCGGCAAAGGCCTCGAAAAGCCCCTCGCGCTGCAACAGCCGGTCGGGGAGCAGCAATTCCTGCGGGTCGAGCCGGGCCAGCGCAGCCGCCACCGCCGCCTCCGCCACCGGCTGCACCTGGAACTCGCCGGTGGACATATCGACCCAGGCGAGGCCCAGCTTGCCTTGCGCGTCTGCCAGGCAAACCAGATGATTGTTGCGCCGTGCGTCGAGCAGTGCATCCTCGGTCACCGTGCCCGGCGTGACGATGCGCACCACCTCGCGCTTCACGAGCGACTTGCCGCCGCGCTTCTTCGCCTCGGCGGGATCCTCGACCTGCTCGCAGATCGCCACCTTGTAGCCCTGCCGGACGAGGCGCGAGAGATAGGCGTCATAGGCATGCACCGGCACGCCGCACATCGGCACGTCCTGGCCGGCATGCTGGCCGCGCTTGGTCAGCGTGATGTCCAGCGCGGCGGCGGCGGTGACCGCGTCGTCCAGGAACAGCTCGTAGAAATCGCCCATCCGATAGAACAGCAGGCAGTCGGGATGCGACCGCTTGGTCTCGATGT
This window of the Oceanibaculum nanhaiense genome carries:
- the mutS gene encoding DNA mismatch repair protein MutS; its protein translation is MLAHYIETKRSHPDCLLFYRMGDFYELFLDDAVTAAAALDITLTKRGQHAGQDVPMCGVPVHAYDAYLSRLVRQGYKVAICEQVEDPAEAKKRGGKSLVKREVVRIVTPGTVTEDALLDARRNNHLVCLADAQGKLGLAWVDMSTGEFQVQPVAEAAVAAALARLDPQELLLPDRLLQREGLFEAFADWKQVMTPQPGSRFDSVAGEKRLMALYEVQALDSFGVFERAELAAAGALVDYVELTQKGKLPRLSAPRRLQAGAVMEIDAATRRSLELTRTQTGERKGSLLAVIDCTVTGTGARLLAAWLAAPLTEVPAIEDRLDRVQLFFDQESLRAKLRETLKRCPDIERALTRLTLDRGGPRDLAAIRDALAESAVLRDLAGAPSLAPLPKGIAQALDDLGRHGPLVDRLARALAADLPVLTRDGGFIAPGYAPELDQLRTLRDESRRLIAGLQARYQQETGVSSLKIKHNNVLGYFIEVSTNHGDKLLAHEDFIHRQTMASAVRFTTVELGELEQKLSSAADKALAVELALFRDLVGEVTAHADAIALAASAIARLDVASALAELATDNRYVRPEMTEGTEFAIAGGRHPVVEAALQAAGERFVGNDCVLEGEKRHWLLTGPNMAGKSTFLRQNALIAILAQIGGFVPAETARIGAVDRLFSRVGAADDLARGRSTFMVEMVETAAILNQAGPRSLVILDEIGRGTATYDGLSIAWATVEHLHAVNRCRTLFATHYHELTQLAEKLENLACHTMRVKEWQDEIVFLHEVGPGAADRSYGIHVAKLAGLPAPVVARAETVLKKLEEGETGASSSRIAEDLPLFAAMVQRPVAAPAQPAGPSPAEAALAGINPDELTPRQALDALYRLKGLAGE